In Luteimonas sp. MC1750, the following proteins share a genomic window:
- a CDS encoding lytic transglycosylase domain-containing protein — MRGGALAAAALLLALTAGPVAAGDAVAGDAAAGDAAAGKVVAEARAALDPPPPGPEASEGTPVAPPPTGNAAAVPAALPATSGVAIYQRFVEGLAQPACEDASPRWRQHFAHVPDQLVSTEGEVLPLFGYVVEALRAAHLPTEYALIPFVESGYRPGARSGSGPAGLWQFIAVTARNHDIPVRSGYDGRLSPVDATRAAVRYLKTLHGMFAGDWRLAVMAFNAGEYRVLGALRRHGQRAADADPEGLESLAGITRSYVRKLHALSCLMVEAGRDAAWTESLDRPVARLVAVDLDNEPAGLDGYARRNGLDPARLRRLNPALSTGAPPGRKILVPRAAAATPAAAGVAN; from the coding sequence ATGAGGGGGGGCGCCCTCGCCGCGGCGGCGCTGTTGCTGGCGCTGACCGCGGGACCGGTCGCGGCTGGCGATGCGGTCGCGGGCGATGCCGCGGCTGGCGATGCAGCGGCCGGCAAGGTGGTGGCGGAGGCCAGGGCGGCCCTGGACCCGCCGCCTCCGGGCCCGGAAGCTTCTGAAGGCACGCCTGTCGCCCCTCCGCCCACCGGCAACGCGGCGGCCGTGCCCGCGGCGCTGCCGGCGACCAGCGGAGTCGCGATCTACCAGCGCTTCGTCGAGGGCCTGGCCCAGCCGGCCTGCGAGGACGCGAGTCCCCGCTGGCGCCAGCATTTCGCCCACGTCCCCGACCAGCTGGTGTCCACCGAGGGCGAAGTGCTGCCGCTCTTCGGTTACGTGGTCGAGGCGCTGCGCGCGGCGCACTTGCCGACCGAGTACGCGCTCATTCCCTTCGTCGAAAGCGGCTACCGGCCCGGCGCGCGCAGCGGCAGTGGTCCGGCCGGCCTGTGGCAGTTCATCGCGGTGACCGCGCGCAACCACGACATCCCGGTGCGCAGCGGCTACGACGGCCGCCTGTCGCCGGTCGACGCCACGCGCGCGGCCGTGCGCTACCTGAAGACCCTGCATGGCATGTTCGCCGGCGACTGGCGACTGGCGGTGATGGCGTTCAACGCCGGCGAGTACCGCGTGCTCGGCGCCCTGCGCCGCCACGGCCAGCGCGCGGCCGACGCCGATCCCGAAGGCCTCGAAAGCCTCGCCGGCATCACGCGCTCCTATGTCCGCAAGCTGCATGCGCTGTCCTGCCTGATGGTCGAAGCCGGTCGCGACGCGGCGTGGACGGAGTCGCTCGATCGCCCGGTGGCGCGCCTGGTGGCGGTCGACCTGGACAATGAGCCCGCGGGCCTCGACGGCTATGCCAGGCGCAACGGCCTGGATCCGGCCCGCCTGCGCCGGCTCAATCCGGCGCTGTCGACCGGCGCGCCGCCCGGCCGGAAGATCCTGGTGCCCCGCGCCGCCGCCGCGACCCCGGCGGCAGCCGGCGTGGCAAACTAG